A genomic window from Nicotiana sylvestris chromosome 11, ASM39365v2, whole genome shotgun sequence includes:
- the LOC138882202 gene encoding uncharacterized protein, whose translation MGSLSYLQLEKRGIAHEVHQLDSLAVRLMDSSDIGITLQDTTTSSLVTEVKECLYEDPVLIHYRDTTLQKEKTPFEITEDGVLIYQGRLCVPNVTGLHRQVMGETHYSCYSIHPGATKMYHDIRETYWWDRMKKNIAEFVAQCPNY comes from the coding sequence atgggtagcctatcatatttGCAGCtcgaaaagaggggaatagcccatgaggttcatcagctagatAGTCTTGCAGTTCGGTTAATGGACTCAagtgacattggaattactcttcaggatacgacaacatcatctttagtaactgaagtaaaggaatgcttgtacgaggatcctgtgctaattcattatagagataccactcttcagaaggagaagacaccgtttgaaaTTACCGAAGATGGGGTTCTCATATATCAAGGgagattatgtgtgcctaatgttacAGGGTTgcatcggcaggttatgggagaaactcactattcatgttattctatccatccaggagcgacaaagatgtatcatgacattaggGAAACATATTGGTGGGATAGAATGAAAAAgaatatagcagaatttgttgctcaaTGCCCTAACTATTag